catttttttcattattttatgaCTGATTTGTTattgatttgttttattttttgcctttttatgAAGCATATTGACATTGCTCTCTATTATCTGAGAAAGAAGGAATGCTACCACCCTCGCGATCATCCTTTTCGATGCACAACTACTGATGTTCTTTTTGAATAATTATATGGCACTTGTGTATAAAGATTTCAGTGAAGATGCTAGTGATGAGTTTTGGTGTGCTGGTGATAATCAGTTATTTCTGACACCATATGTGTGGGGGGACAGCCGTAGATGTGGAATTGCATGGACTGAGGTTGACAAAATCTTTTTTCCATGTCGGCTTCCTTCAGAAGATGATGAAGCTGTGACACACTTTTTGTTGGGAGTATTGGACTTGAATCAAAAAAAGATTGATGTATATGATTCCATATACAGTGAGCCATATGAAGCAGGAATGAACTACATGCAAATGTATGCACGCATGATCCCCCATTTGCTAAAGTTCTCACAGTTTGACAAAAATCACAAGTCTTTTGGGAATGTCTTCAACAAATTTGATATACAGTGGCAAAGATCACCACACCAAACTGGATCGTACGTGTTATTATTTGTTATATTATTTATATGTACTTAAGATTTATTGTTTAATTCACTGCATATCTTACATTTCTCTTAGGACTGATTGTGGTGCATTCCTGATCAAATTTGCCGAGTTGCTGATGATTGGAAAGGACGTGCAGCAATTCCAACCCGAAGACATAAAAGACTTTCGAAAAGAACTTGCTGCAAATCTTTGGGCACATGGTGAATGGAAAAGAAATTCTGGTTATGATACTCCACCAGAAAATGTTGGTGATGATTATGAGAGTGAAAATGAAACATTCTGTCCAAAGGAGTTGTAAAGAAATTGTGGTGTTATTTTTGTATAAAATTGCTGTAAAGGTGACATCTGAATTATGCCAGTTTAGGATAGTTCTGAAATATTCTGTAAATTTGTGAAAAGGCACTTATATTTTGTTTTGTTGGCATAGCGTAATTTTTTGTAACAGCTACGCAAAATTACAATTTCAAAAGTTATGTCAAggcattttgttatttatttcgtTATTTCTCTCAACTGTTGATTTGTCCATTGAGTTTGTTAGTATTTGTTCATGACTAAGTATAAGTGAACTTCAAATTCAAAGTTAATGgccaaatgtccttaacttttgaacttgaaattcaaagttaaggaccgacagtccttaagttttgaacatgggtctataacttaaggaccttatgtccttaacttttgaacttgtatttcaaacttaaggactcctatagttaatgacaaacagtcctcaagtttttaacatcggactataacttaaggacctatgtccttaacgtttgaacttaaaattcaaagttaaggacagacagtcctcaagtttttaacatgagactataacttaaggacctcatgtccttaacttttgaacttaaaattcaaagttaatgACAGACAGTCATTACGTTTTTAATATGGTACtttaacttaaggacctcatgtccttaacgtttgaacttaaaattcaaagttaaggatagACAGTCATTACGTTTTCGAAATTGAAAGTTGAACTTACTGACTCCTGTTAATAATTTTTAATTGTTGaactcaaaagaaattaaaagaaggtaACAAGATATAAATATTGAAAATCTAGGCATCCGCTCAAATTAGAATAATAATGAATACAATCTATAGCAAAAACTTAAAAGAGTCGATAAACATAAGTGTATATTTCTACTCTTCTCTATGCTTTCTTGAAAATGGATGGAGTGCCGGAGAATATATACAAGCTGTTCTATTATGACCAATTCTTCTGCAACGACCACATttgaatgttatttttgatggCTTGGTAGCAGGAATATGCCGTATCTTTTGCCTTCTACCTGGTGGCACTTTGAAATCTGGAAGTTTAACAATTTGTGACTTAACACTCTCTGGTACAATCCATGAATCAGTATGTCCTATAAGATGTATTTGTCTTTCATATGTTTTCAGCCAAGATTCCTTTAAGTACCAGTGCGAACAAAAGTCAGACTTCTTGATGTTTCTCTTCTCGATAGCTGCAATTGCATGTGTGCATGGTAATTCATCAAGTTGAAATTGAAAACAATCACATGTTCTTTTGTTTAAGTCCACCAAGAAAGttattccttcttcttcaactctagaacGCCATGAATCAACAGGGAAGACCTTCAATGTTGAAAAATTATAAGTGAGTACATTATGttaaaaaatgtcaaaatcaTAATATAAACATAAAACATAATACTTACGTTCAAAGTAAATGCTAAATCTATTCTGTTCTTCAATTCCTCCTCTACCCAACAAGAAACATCATAAAATGTTCCTTCtgctttatttcttctttcataaaACCAATGTTGTAGCTTCACTTGAATGAAATCCATCATTCTTAGTATAGGCAGCTCCCTTGCTTCTAATAGCACTGAATTCATCGACTCAACTATATTTGTTGTGAGCATGTCATATCTTCGTTGTGGACTACAAGAACGTGCCCATCTTTCCGGTGGTTCTTCCATCAAGTAGTCATAAGTtttcttatctacatttgcaataTCTGACATGTATATGTCAAATTCTTTACGCTTGTATACTCTTGCAGCACTTTGGAAAAGTTTTATGACCTCACTTTTCACCTTTCTTCGCTTTAGGTTCTGCTCCAAATGATAGATGCAAATCCCATGATGGCTTTCAGGATATACCTTTACAATGCCATTTGCAATAGCTTGATGCCTGTCtgataaaaaaatcaaattctcACGGCTCCCAATTGCATTGCGAAGCTGACTAAAGTACCACTCATAGGAATTGTTGTTTTCAGATTCTGCTATTCCAAAGGCTAATGGGAAAATTTGGTTATTTGCATCTTTTGAAACTGAAATCATTAAAACACCACGATATTTTGACTTCAAAAAAGTCGCATCAATAGCAATCACTGGTCTACAATGATTCCAACCAGCTATCGATGATCCATATGCgtaaaacatataaagaaacctgAAAATACAATATAAAACAAGGTTAAAATACCCGAAGTTTAGGACagtcagtccttaacttacatttacaagttataaagttaaggacatgatgtccttaacttttatttcaaagttcaaaacttaaggaccggaagtccttaacttttaattacaagttcaaaacttaaggatagGCAGTCCTCAACTTCTGGTTATAACTCAAAAGTTAACAAGGCTAAAGACAGCATGTCCTAAATTGTTTACCTATTGTTGTCGTCTATCTTTATGTTAGTATAAGTTCCCGGGTTTTTACTTGTCATCATGTACAAGTATGAACACAATAATTCATAATTTTCTTCGGGACTTCCTCTTATTAAAGCGGAAGCATGTTGAATAGCACGCCACGCCTTGTGATATCCAATGTCTAGTCCATGCAATTTTTGCATCTCTGCCATGACAAAAGCTGGTGTAACTTCAAATCTTGGGTCCCGAAGATTATCGATAATGTAACCACTAATCAACTTTGAAGTAGCATGCCTTTGATCTGCTTTCCTAGTGTTAACAGAGCAGTCATGCTTTTTCTCAAGCTTTACTATCTTGAATAATGTTgagtctttaattctgaaagcaCGCACACACCAACGACACCTATCATCATTGCATGTCAACGAATATCTTGTTGAGCTTGATCTAACAACTTTGAATTCAAAATGTCCTTTGATTGCTACAttagaaaaacaattaattatgcTCTTCTTCTTGTCAAATACTGATCCGACTTTTATTTGATCCAAAGAAGCATTTTCTCTTAATATcgtagttggggattctttttgtttcaaatttgatctTCGTTTAGTTATTTGAGTGCAGGTTTTGTCAGCAACTACTTCGATTACCGGTGCACTCTCTAAGACTTGAATACCCAAAGCTTGTTCGTTGTCAATCTCTATAATGCTttgtccttctacttgaatagaaTCAAATGTTTGATGCACCTCTTCATTTAATGGttgagcttcaaccatatctaCTTCAACTATCTGTTGGCATCGCTCttgattgtcatgttgagtttTTGTGTTGGCATGTTCATTGCTTGTTGATGCAAAAACTCTTTCCGAAATATCAACTATGAAACGACAGCTCTTGAAGAGTGAATGAGTTTTTAGCAACTCTATACATGTGTGAAGATCTAAATCTTTGGAtacaagcattcctttgcttgtcccaaggttgatatcaaaccatatcaATATTTCAAACTTTTCACTATCCAATTCAATAAGCTCAAAAATTTGTTTAACGAAATCTTCAAACTGAATTGACTCAAGTGCTAGGAAAAGCTTTGTTTGATGATCAAGATATTTATAGTCTTCAGTCCATCTACCATTAAAAGCAACTATTATGCATATTGTTTTCATCCTACAAGTCAAGAGAATGGGAAACAAAGGACATACGTTATAAAGCAATCCTTGTAGAATTAAGAACAGGTGTACTGTAAGTGCAAGACcaagttaaggactgccagtccttaacatttaaacatgtaattaaagttaagaactgccagtccttaacatttaaacatagaattaaatgttaaggactgtcagtccttaagttttaaacatggaattaaaagttaaggaccgTCAGTCCTTAACCTTttaacatggaattaaaagttaaggactgtcagtccttaacttttgaacaagaaattaaaagctaaggactgtcagtccttaacatttaaacatggaattaaaagttaaggactgtcaatccttaacttttaaagatggaattaaaagttaaggactgtcagtccttaacttttgaaccagaaatcaaaagctaaggactgtctgtcctttaacatttaaacatggaattaaaagttaaggactatcagtccttaacatttaaacatggaattaaaacttaaggatttctagtccttaacttttgaaccagaaattaaaagctaaggattgTATGTCCTTTAatatttaaacatggaattaaaacttaaggattgctagtccttaacttttgaaccagaaattaaaagctaaggactgtctgtcctttaacatttaaacatggaattaaaattaaaagttaaggactgtcagtccttaagttttaaacatggaattaaaagttaaggactaccagtccttaacttttgaaccagaaattaaaagctaaagaCTGcatgtcctttaacatttaaacatggaattaaaagttaaggactgttagTCCtgaacatttaaacatggaattaaaacttaaggatttctagtccttaacttttgaaccaaaaattaaaagctaaggactgtctgtcctttaatatttaaacatggaattaaaagttaaggactgacagtccttaacatttaaacatggaattaaaacttaaggattgctagtccttaacttttgaaccagaaattaaaagctaaggattgtctgtcctttaacatttaaacatggaattaaaattaaaagttaaggactgtcagtccttaagttttaaacatggaattaaaagttaaggactaccagtccttaacttttgaaccagaaattaaaagctaaggactgtctgtcctttaacatttaaacatggaattaaaagttaaggactgtcagtccttaacatttaaacatggaattaaaacttaaggattgctagtccttaacttttgaaccagaaattaaaacatACAATTTGAAACTCAAGCTACAGGACTTTGTAtacagaagaacaacaacaaagtgaaggacattttgtccttaagtttttttattcaatttgcaaAATGAGGCCAGTagaatcaaagttaaggacatagtgttcttatttttttgaattcaatTTCCAAAATGAAGACACTATGTCCGGAATACAGAATTATCATAGGAGGCGGTGTCTATAAATTTATCAAtccagaaattcaaaaaaatcaaattcttaTCTAATATATAATCAAATCAATACAGATCTAAAAAAGTATAACTATAGCGAAATAAAAATTGATAGAAACACATGAAATTACAACTTACTGTTTATCTATGTTGTTTTTTTGGATTAGATTGCTGAATTTTTGAAATCGGGAAGAGAAATGGTGGTTCGTCCTCAGTTGATCGCCGCTGCTGCTGTTGCTCGCTTCTTCTCTTTGTGTAATTGTTGCTTGTGTTGATAgcgtaggtataagttataccagaagggtattttcgtctaGCCaggtataatttttttaaaaggagTGGCTAAAGTCTAAATACATTGAAAACAGTGGCTTTAAAATAAAAGCCACTTGTTTTAGTGGCTATTTGTGCCGTTCGCCCAACTTTTTTGCATATTGGGCCGGGCATTTTGAGTCATTTGATTCTATAATCTAATAAAACTTCGTATTTGAATTTGAAGTACTTTATTACTTTGATTCATACTGCGATGCATATTAGCCAACTAAATTATGATAACACAATAAACAACAAGTGAACATACACATAATGGGTTTAAATTTGCTTTTTAGTCGTCACTTTAAATTTTTCCAGGCTCTACATTGTTTTTTCTTtataaaaagaaaattattttcatttttaaaattgtAAAATTCAACGACGATTCCAGAATTAAGATGTTTGAAGGTTTTGAGTTGAGGGAGTAAGTTCTGAAATATATATCTAACTCTATTTATACTTCTTTTTTTCACACGTATATAGAGTTCGGTCCAAAGTATTACATTCTAAAGAATCTGATTATTTGTGGTTGGATCCACCACGGGGAGAATCAAATCCAAAATTTGTGTTCTTTAACCCTTTATGGATGGCACTAGATGTAGAAAAAATTATTCGGAATCCAAATGTTCGTTTCTTGACAATTTACATTGGAACCAAGAATTTTGTTTTTCTAATTAAAAGTTTGGGATTGGCTATTGTTTGAAAAGCTAATTTTGTCGAAGAAAATTCAAAGTAGTTAACACTAATGTTTATAGATGTCTATATTAGTAAACAACTTGACATGAAATATTTAACATAGGCTGAAAATGTCAACTTTTTGAAAGATTACTAAGAAATAAGGTCATCATCAATCACAATCTAATCTATATTTTGCTTTAATTAGAAGAAGGCGAAAGTGTATGTGCCTAATGAACATTGCATATGGCCCCAAACAAATTTATGTTTCTCTTTTTTAGGGTATTTTTCCCATTGGTTTCGTGTCAACTTCAAAATAAAACGcaagaaaaagaaagggaaaaaaaaaTCTAAACAATATGTAGTAGCAGACCAATATTCGAGAAACATATATGGCCCACTAATTAATTGGTCTGGGACTATTAATTGCTAAGGCAAAGATTCACAGTGCATTTATTTCCCTTCAGTATCAATCCTGTCGTTGTTGCCTTTGCCCTCTTGGATATTACTACTTTCGGTCACTTTTAGTTGCCCAAAACTTTTCACGCCCcttaaatttttttatataattttatcTATAATAATTATATCATTTCCAAAGTTTTGAGAAATGATTTGGATATGAGTAGCTAATAATAAGGGTAAAATAGGGAAAAAagattatttttctcttaatttggTATAatagacaaataaaaataaaaatatatttttagtatagtGACAAATAAACGTGAACGGATGGAGTAcaatatataaactaaaataATATGAAAATGACTTCTAATATAGAAGATTCTAGAAGTTGTGGTTATATCTTTCGTTTCTTACATGGTGTTCGATATTTACATTGGAGCTCGAACATGCAAATTCGTATCGGAAAATTCCACATTTAAAATAAAGTGTTTCCTAACAAAAGTGACTCCATATCCAAAGCTCGAACGTAAAACCGCTAATTCAAGATAAAAGATGCAAGTTGTGATATCAACTATACATATAAATAGGACTACAATAAAGGAATGAAAACAAGATAAAAGAATATACATTACATTGGCAGATTAAAAGaatcaaaaaagtgcttttactCATGTTTACCCTAAAATCTGAGTAACAATTAagtttatattgtggttttaaagatacgtgatttagtCCAATACCAATAAATAAACAAGGAATATAATATATAAATTGAAGAATAAAGCAAGTCAAATCAGTATGCAAGCCCAGTCTTGACCTCGAGTTATGATAGCCTCGAGGTAGGTTAGTAAGAACAGTAAAATTATAAGGCTACTCTGACGAACAATAATCAAGAAAGTGGCAAATGTATATTCTGTTGTCAATGAATAGTGTGTTACAAATGAATGAGCTCCCATTTATATAGCAGGGGGTcttaaataaggtacacttctaattatagtagggAGTCTTATTGGATAGCTGTCTAGGCCTTGGTTTTCATCGAGCACTTCGATCTTTAAGTTTTATACTCCGCCATCGGGCTCGAGTCAAGTCTGTTTTGAGCTTATTCTCGAAGCAACTCCCCGAGGCTACGAAATCGGGCATACCTGATTTTGAtagtatacagatagtccccgcgtttcttagaataagatgataagaaatgatttgagCCTCGATTTTTTTGAGCCCCTGATGATGATGTCATCCTTGTGACATAAGCGCTCGAAGTGACCAAAATGTCCCGTCGGATCGCTTCCCCAAAACATTAAATGCTTGCCAGTGGCGGTTGGCCACTAGCGCCGCCGAACCCTTATCGTTTGCCTATAAATACAAGGCTCCTTATTCGAATCAAAAACTTTACTTCCACCTTCAAACTTTCCTGATCTCTCCCCCTTTTCATCTCTCTCTTTCACTACCTGTTACTCCCACCCTTTTAG
The Nicotiana sylvestris chromosome 11, ASM39365v2, whole genome shotgun sequence DNA segment above includes these coding regions:
- the LOC138882306 gene encoding uncharacterized protein, translating into MALVYKDFSEDASDEFWCAGDNQLFLTPYVWGDSRRCGIAWTEVDKIFFPCRLPSEDDEAVTHFLLGVLDLNQKKIDVYDSIYSEPYEAGMNYMQMYARMIPHLLKFSQFDKNHKSFGNVFNKFDIQWQRSPHQTGSTDCGAFLIKFAELLMIGKDVQQFQPEDIKDFRKELAANLWAHGEWKRNSGYDTPPENVGDDYESENETFCPKEL
- the LOC138881721 gene encoding uncharacterized protein, giving the protein MATGKTSLTIGVPLLWEWHFLLWDDVSGPHSHEPAHPSPIFILVVASKEGLGRSTLELDQPSKKLRPVQSDMMIEGAGKGPTLYRRPAEKKRRKLSPFEERFWRMKTICIIVAFNGRWTEDYKYLDHQTKLFLALESIQFEDFVKQIFELIELDSEKFEILIWFDINLGTSKGMLVSKDLDLHTCIELLKTHSLFKSCRFIVDISERVFASTSNEHANTKTQHDNQERCQQIVEVDMVEAQPLNEEVHQTFDSIQVEGQSIIEIDNEQALGIQVLESAPVIEVVADKTCTQITKRRSNLKQKESPTTILRENASLDQIKVGSVFDKKKSIINCFSNVAIKGHFEFKVVRSSSTRYSLTCNDDRCRWCVRAFRIKDSTLFKIVKLEKKHDCSVNTRKADQRHATSKLISGYIIDNLRDPRFEVTPAFVMAEMQKLHGLDIGYHKAWRAIQHASALIRGSPEENYELLCSYLYMMTSKNPGTYTNIKIDDNNRFLYMFYAYGSSIAGWNHCRPVIAIDATFLKSKYRGVLMISVSKDANNQIFPLAFGIAESENNNSYEWYFSQLRNAIGSRENLIFLSDRHQAIANGIVKVYPESHHGICIYHLEQNLKRRKVKSEVIKLFQSAARVYKRKEFDIYMSDIANVDKKTYDYLMEEPPERWARSCSPQRRYDMLTTNIVESMNSVLLEARELPILRMMDFIQVKLQHWFYERRNKAEGTFYDVSCWVEEELKNRIDLAFTLNVFPVDSWRSRVEEEGITFLVDLNKRTCDCFQFQLDELPCTHAIAAIEKRNIKKSDFCSHWYLKESWLKTYERQIHLIGHTDSWIVPESVKSQIVKLPDFKVPPGRRQKIRHIPATKPSKITFKCGRCRRIGHNRTACIYSPALHPFSRKHREE